In Rhipicephalus microplus isolate Deutch F79 chromosome 9, USDA_Rmic, whole genome shotgun sequence, one genomic interval encodes:
- the LOC119163789 gene encoding uncharacterized protein LOC119163789 isoform X1, giving the protein MDNSKKRDFRARKFASKNKYQGRRRKPKRKAAVEECEPRATRPNQGSGDTAACGNFDEIDAAIKFISASEKKIEQFESERTKSVCGSVSGVFCDIGALTSMVSRAVCPTCHTAGLVVRDTASKRKGLSSFLELHCDNSECPESVVSAAHSSRRVLPERQPTDAGDDWSYRSGSSRDSFAVNVKVLVAARAIGIGHEQLSRFCAILGLPIPMHHKTFIAIDKKVHAAATKAVQENMAKARMITKEKVDGADVAVMYDGTWQKRGHKSHNGIGTAVSVDTGLCLDFEVLSNYCLACSRHQDLGDEEEIWQAFHTPVCEKNTECSSHAMETEAALRIWGRTSSYTTPLRFTKFLSDGDSKAYTAVAEAKVYGEAVVDKEECTNHVAKRLGTALRKLPTRLPRGEKLTDGTIQKLQNYYRIAITNNRGDILKMHRAIWASYFHSSSSNTAGSHRYCPEGATSWCKHRRAEALGEAPPDHTPILTKAQGLAVLPIYKRLTDEKLLVRCIQGKTQNAAESLNSKIWLLCPKTKFASRTTVETAAAMAVLWFNKGHSSFEHVLEELGVVPPDQLITLGRSRDQRRIERMSACETAEARAHRRNVAKKARLDDSLLKRREGSTYGAGQF; this is encoded by the coding sequence atggataactcgaagaagcgagacttccgagcacgaaagtttgcaagcaagaacaagtaccaagggcgtcgacgtaaaccgaagcgcaaagcagcggtagaagaatgcgagccgcgggccactaggcctaatcaaggcagcggggatacggcggcttgcgggaactttgacgaaatcgacgccgcgatcaagttcatcagcgcatcagaaaaaaagattgaacagttcgaaagcgaaagaacgaagagtgtttgtggctctgtgagcggagtattttgtgacatcggcgcactgacatcgatggtaagccgtgctgtttgtccaacatgccacaccgctggactcgtcgttcgcgacaccgcaagtaaacgtaagggcctctcttcgttcctcgagctgcactgtgataacagtgagtgtcctgagtcagtggtttctgccgcgcatagttcgcggcgtgttctgccggaaagacagcccaccgatgccggtgatgactggagctaccgaagcggcagctcgcgcgacagcttcgctgtcaatgtgaaggtacttgtggctgcgcgtgcaataggcattgggcatgaacagctgtcgcgtttttgcgctattcttggactgccaatacctatgcatcataagacttttattgcaatcgacaaaaaagttcatgctgcagctaccaaagctgtgcaagaaaacatggcaaaagcgcggatgataactaaagagaaagtggatggggctgatgttgctgtcatgtatgatggcacatggcaaaaaagagggcacaagagccacaatggcatcggcactgctgtgtctgtggacactggtttgtgcctagattttgaagtgctatcgaattactgccttgcctgtagccggcaccaggacttgggtgatgaggaagaaatatggcaagcattccacacacctgtctgcgaaaaaaatacagagtgctcctctcatgccatggagactgaggcagctttgcgcatatggggcaggacatcctcatacacaacaccattgcgcttcaccaagttcctcagtgatggggacagcaaagcttataccgctgtcgctgaggccaaggtatatggtgaagctgttgtggacaaggaggagtgcacaaaccatgtggccaagcgtctaggcactgcacttcggaaactgccaacaagacttccacgaggggaaaagctgacagatggcacaattcagaagctgcagaactattaccgtattgcaatcacaaacaacagaggtgatattctgaaaatgcatcgtgccatctgggcctcatatttccattcatcatcgagcaacacagcaggcagccaccgatactgtccagaaggggcgacttcctggtgcaagcataggcgagctgaagcgcttggggaggccccacccgaccacacaccaatcttgaccaaggctcaaggattggctgtgcttcccatttacaagcggctcacagatgaaaagttgctggtgcgttgtatccaagggaagacccaaaacgctgcagaatctttgaacagcaaaatctggttgttgtgtccgaagactaagtttgcctcccggacaacagtggaaactgcagctgctatggccgtgttgtggttcaataaaggacattcaagctttgaacacgtgctagaggagcttggtgtagtcccaccagatcaactgatcaccctgggccgatcccgcgaccagaggagaattgaaagaatgtctgcgtgtgaaacagccgaggcaagggcccatcggcggaacgtggcaaagaaagcgcgccttgatgactcccttctcaagcggcgagaaggatccacatatggagcaggacaattttag